Below is a genomic region from Blochmannia endosymbiont of Camponotus modoc.
AATTTATCACGTTGTTCATAAATAACGCGACGCTGATCATTAGCTACATCATCATATTCTAATAATTGTTTTCTAATATCAAAATTACGATTTTCTACTTTTTTTTGAGCATGAGCAATAGCTTTAGTAATCCATGGATGTTCAATGGATTCTCCTGATTTCATTCCTAATTTTTTCATCATGTTCACTAATCTGTTGGAAGCAAAAATACGTATTAATGAATCTTCCATTGATAAATAAAATCTAGACGAACCTATATCTCCTTGTCGTCCAGATCGTCCACGCAATTGATTATCGATACGGCGAGATTCATGCCGTTCAGTACCAATGACATGTAACCCTCCAGATTTTAATACTGCATGATGACGTTTTTCCCAATCAGATTTAATGTTTAAAATTTTACATGTATTTGATTTATGCAACGCAGTAATTTCTGCTCGCCAATTTCCTCCTAATATAATGTCAGTGCCACGCCCAGCCATATTCGTAGCAATAGTCACCGCACCAGGATATCCTGCTTGTGCTATAATATCTGCTTCTGCAGCATGAAATTTCGCATTTAAAACTTTATGCATAATTCCGATCTGACTTAAAGCATGAGAAATAATCTCAGATTTGTCAATTGATATAGTTCCTACTAACACTGGCTGGTTTCTCTTAACACAATCTTTGATATCATTAATAATAGCTTCAATTTTTTCATGTTCCGTCATATAAATTATATCTGGAAAATCATTACGAATCATAGGACGATTAGTCGGTATAACGATAGTATCTAATTTATAGATAGATTGAAATTCAAATGCTTCAGTATTAGCGGTACCGGTCATACCAGATAATTTTTCATATAAACGAAAATAATTTTGAAATGTAATTGAAGCTAATGTTTGATTTTCATTTTGAATAGTTACATGTTCTTTAGCTTCTATTGCTTGGTGCAATCCATCTGACCATCGACGACCAGGCATAACTCGACCTGTGTGTTCATCAATAATAAGTATTTCTCCATTTTTAACAAGATAATCCACTTCACAAGCAAATAAAATATGAGCACGAAATGCTGCATTAACATGATGCATCAATATAATATTATCTGATGAATACAATGATTCTCCTTGGTTCATGATTCCAGATTTAATTAATAATTGCTCTATTAATACTAATCCATTCTCAGTAAGTATAACTTGTCTGGATTTTTCATCAACTGCGAAATATTCTTCTTTTTGTAAATTATCTATGTTGCTTTTATTTTTTTGAATTATTCTAAAGACTAATTCGTTGATTTTTAAATATAATAAAGAAGTATCATCTGATGGCCCAGAAATAACTAATGGGGTACGAGCTTCATCAATCAAAATAGAATCTACTTCATCTATTAACGCATAATGTAATCCTCGTTGTACCCGTTCTTCTGGGACGAAAACCATATTATCACGTAAATAATCGAAACCGTATTCATTGTTTGTGCCATAGGTGATATCTGCTGTATACGCTGCACGTTTCATAGATGCTGATAGTCCCGGTAAATTAATTCCAACAGTCAATCCTAAAAATTCAAATAACGGTTTATTATTTACTGCATCTCTATGTGCTAAATAATTATTAACTGTAACGATATGTACTCCTTGACCACTTAATGCGTTCAAATAAGCAGGTAAAGTAGCAGTTAAAGTTTTTCCTTCTCCAGTTTTCATTTCCGCAATACATCTACTGTTAAGAACTATTCCTCCCAACAATTGGACATCAAAAAGACGGATGTTAAATATTCTCTTAATAGCTTCTCGTACTACAGCAAATGCTTGTGGTAATAAATTCTCGAGGTTTACACCTGATTCAATAGATGCACGAAACTCATTCGTTTTAGAAGCAAGTTGACTATCGTTTAACTTTTGTATATCTTTTTCTATATAATTTATCATATCCACCACTTTCTTCATGCGAAGTAACACGCGATCATTTCTATTTTTAAAAATTTTAGTAAATAATTTAAATGGTGTTAACATGACAATTTATATCTCATTACAATGACAGCACGTTATTTGAATAAAATGCAACAATTACATATTTTCCGTTCATAATACATGCGACTACAAAGAAAATTTTAATAAAAATTGTAAAACAATACTAATTTACAACTTATCAAAATAGATGTTAATAAATTGTGATAAAATGCATGATAAATATAAATTTTTTATTTATGTAAAATCCATGTGCATATCTTTCCTTAAACATATTACAAACATGATACTATCATTAATTGTTGATTAGAATAGCTCCAATATTCTAAGACTAAAATATATTATACAAATTTAAAAAACTTTAAAACAATTACTAATTAATTATTACAATTCATACAGATATATAAAGATATATAATGGGTATCAAAAAATATCTTAATCTGACGATATCAAAAATTTTTATAAATACAAATAAAGGAAATTACAATATCAAAGATATTAGTTTTCTGATTTTTATAATAAGTGTTATATACATGTAACACTTATTATAATCATAACAATATATGATGTATTAAATATTAATGAACTCAATAACATTGAAAATACATTATAATCTAAATTCTTTACTACAGTATTCATTGCATATATATTTAAGTAGTCTTCAATATTTCAATCTAAAAAACTATAGATAAAATATGCGAATAAACATACAGTTGCATATATTTATTTAAAAAAGAATCTCGATCAAAATACATAATATCTATAAATAAATCTAGGTAAATTTGTATACTAAAATGTAGAATGATTATTATTATATTCTATATTCAAAGATACGATTAGATCTTAAAATACTAAGGGTAAGTCAGATGCGTTAGAAAAAGTAGCAAGTTCCCATGCTTCTTGGCATGACAAAACAGTTTTTAATAATTTATTATTTAGAGTGTGTCCCGATTTAAAAGCAATAAAAGAACCAATAAGATTATGTCCACACATAAATAAATCTCCAATAGCATCAAGCATTTTATGACGGACAAATTCATCATCAAAACGTAAACCATCTTCATTAAGTACACGATAATCATCAATTATTATAGCAGAATTAAAACTTCCTCCTAAAGCAAATCCACGAGATTGTAAATCTTTAATATCACGCATAAAACCAAAAGTGCGCGCTCGACTAATATTATGAACAAAAGATGCTGAAGAAAAATTAAAAAAACAATGTTGTGTATCCACATTGATAGCTGGATGATTGAAATCAATAGTAAAATCAAGAGTAAAACCGTTAAACGGCCTTAATTCAGCCCATTTTTCTCCATCTTCAACACGTACTGTTTGTTTTAATCGAAGAAATTTTTTTGCACTATTAAGTTCTTCTATACCAGCATCTAATAATAAACATACAAAAGGACTAGCGCTACCATCCATTATTGGAACTTCAGGAGCATTGAGTTCTATAATAATGTTGTCAATGCCTAATCCTGCTTGAGCAGCACTTAAATGTTCAACAGTAAAAATCTGAACACCATATTCATTAATCAAACATGTACATAATACGGTGTTTCCTACTGATTTAACATTAACTTGAAGATCTACAGGAGGATGTAAGTCAGTACGACGATAAATAATTCCAGTATTTGCTGAAGTAGGACGTAAAGTTAACGTAACTTTTTTACCGGTGTGTAAACCTACACCAGTAGTTTGCACAACGCGTTTCAATGTTCGTTGCTTTATCATTATATCATCTCATGCAATTATTATATTATTTACTTTATTAGCAAATTATTATATGTATATTGCATTTTTTATACAAATTACTCATTTACACTATTATTTTTAATTAGTCTGCTTGTTTTCTTAGAAAAGCAGGAATATCTAAATAATCTACATCTTTATCAAGAGTTGTGCTTTGATGATCTACCGTATTAGATGATGTATGTCTTGATTCTTTAAAAAATGTAGATGTTCTTTGGGGAGCATGATTATGATAATGATTATCTCGTACTACCTTTTTTTCTTCTTTAGCATTAGATAACATAACATCTGAACGTTTATCAATACCAATTCCTGTTGCTACTACAGTAACACGTAGTTCATTATTGATATCTGGATCTAAAGCAGTCCCGATTACTACTGTAGCATTATCAGAAGCAAAAGAACGTATAGTATTGCCTACAGTTTCAAATTCATCTAACCGTAAATCTAAACCAGAAGTGATATTCACCAAAACCCCTCGAGCTCCAGATAAATCAATGTCTTCTAATAAAGGGCTCGCGATAGCTAGCTCTGATGCTTCCTCTGCTCTATCATCACCACATCCTACTCCAGCTCCCATCATAGCATATCCCATTTCTGACATTACTGTGCGTACGTCCGCAAAATCTACATTCATTAAACCCGGTCGAGTAATTAATTCCGCAATACCTTGAACGGCGCCTTTTAACACGTCATTAGCAGCGCTAAAAGCATC
It encodes:
- the secA gene encoding preprotein translocase subunit SecA; the protein is MLTPFKLFTKIFKNRNDRVLLRMKKVVDMINYIEKDIQKLNDSQLASKTNEFRASIESGVNLENLLPQAFAVVREAIKRIFNIRLFDVQLLGGIVLNSRCIAEMKTGEGKTLTATLPAYLNALSGQGVHIVTVNNYLAHRDAVNNKPLFEFLGLTVGINLPGLSASMKRAAYTADITYGTNNEYGFDYLRDNMVFVPEERVQRGLHYALIDEVDSILIDEARTPLVISGPSDDTSLLYLKINELVFRIIQKNKSNIDNLQKEEYFAVDEKSRQVILTENGLVLIEQLLIKSGIMNQGESLYSSDNIILMHHVNAAFRAHILFACEVDYLVKNGEILIIDEHTGRVMPGRRWSDGLHQAIEAKEHVTIQNENQTLASITFQNYFRLYEKLSGMTGTANTEAFEFQSIYKLDTIVIPTNRPMIRNDFPDIIYMTEHEKIEAIINDIKDCVKRNQPVLVGTISIDKSEIISHALSQIGIMHKVLNAKFHAAEADIIAQAGYPGAVTIATNMAGRGTDIILGGNWRAEITALHKSNTCKILNIKSDWEKRHHAVLKSGGLHVIGTERHESRRIDNQLRGRSGRQGDIGSSRFYLSMEDSLIRIFASNRLVNMMKKLGMKSGESIEHPWITKAIAHAQKKVENRNFDIRKQLLEYDDVANDQRRVIYEQRDKLLNISDISDIIKNIRCDVVEKLFNIYIPLEIIEDKRDVIKLAECLKKDFCLELPLLKWIEVEPRLYEEKEILRQRILENMTQKYEHTRKIIGIDIMCSFEKEIMLRTFDVLWKEHLASMDYLRQGIHLRGYAQKDPKQEYKRESFSMFTKMLDHLKYEVISEVSKLVIELFNKKESILNSTNKYNDFQSINTQVMNTKLLSIDRLSQHTLTKNKIVSRNDACPCGSNKKFKECHGKIVNKRH
- the lpxC gene encoding UDP-3-O-acyl-N-acetylglucosamine deacetylase, with the protein product MIKQRTLKRVVQTTGVGLHTGKKVTLTLRPTSANTGIIYRRTDLHPPVDLQVNVKSVGNTVLCTCLINEYGVQIFTVEHLSAAQAGLGIDNIIIELNAPEVPIMDGSASPFVCLLLDAGIEELNSAKKFLRLKQTVRVEDGEKWAELRPFNGFTLDFTIDFNHPAINVDTQHCFFNFSSASFVHNISRARTFGFMRDIKDLQSRGFALGGSFNSAIIIDDYRVLNEDGLRFDDEFVRHKMLDAIGDLFMCGHNLIGSFIAFKSGHTLNNKLLKTVLSCQEAWELATFSNASDLPLVF
- the ftsZ gene encoding cell division protein FtsZ; the encoded protein is MFEPMELTSDAVIKVVGIGGGGSNAVEHMLRERIEGVDFFAVNTDAQALRKMTVGQTIQIGSSITKGLGAGANPEIGRNSAEEDRDVLRATIEGADMVFIAAGMGGGTGTGAAPIIAEVAKDLGILTVAVVTKPFNFEGKKRMTFAEQGISELSKYVDSLITIPNDKLLKVLGRGVSLLDAFSAANDVLKGAVQGIAELITRPGLMNVDFADVRTVMSEMGYAMMGAGVGCGDDRAEEASELAIASPLLEDIDLSGARGVLVNITSGLDLRLDEFETVGNTIRSFASDNATVVIGTALDPDINNELRVTVVATGIGIDKRSDVMLSNAKEEKKVVRDNHYHNHAPQRTSTFFKESRHTSSNTVDHQSTTLDKDVDYLDIPAFLRKQAD